The genomic region TTTTATATTTAAAATTAACTACAATAGAGAAGCAGCTCCTAATGAAGAAGTGATACCAATGAATACCTACGATTTATCCTATGAAACATTTACTTATAATGACCAGAAGTATGTTCCTACAGGTATCACATACACAGAAGCTGATATTAAGGGTAAAGTTTTATTTATTGTTGATGATATTAATAGTAATTTTTATGGCGCTAAAGTTTATGAAGGTAAAAATAAAAATATTATTATTTATTTTAATAATACTTTTATGGAATATGAGAAATTAAATTGAAAGGGGAATAAAAAGTGACAAAAATAAAATCTATTATAACAGTATTGTTATTAACTTTATCTCTTGCCTTTGCTGGATGTACTGCAGAAAAAGCTGCTAGTTCTAACAATACAATTAATGAAAGCTTAAAAAATATAATGACAAAACTTTATGATGATTTAAATCAAGATCTTGGAGAGCTTGCTACAACGGAATTAACAAAAGATAATTTATCTTATTATTTAGGTATTAATGAACTTGACTTTGAAGAAGGCCTTGCTTCTGAACCAACGATGTGGCCTTCTGCCCATTCTGTTGTGCTAGTAAGAGTTAAAGATTCTGTAGATATAGAAAAAGTAAAAAATGATATAAAAGAAAATGTAGATTCATTTAAATGGATTTGTGTTGGAGTAGAAAAAGACAATATAGTTGTTGAAAATATAGATAATTTAATATTACTAGCTATGGACAATAACTATTCAGAAGACCTAAAAAATATATTCCTAAGTTTAAAATAGTTAATAAAATACAATAAGGGGCTATCATAGATAGCTCCTTTAATGAAAGGAGAAATATGGTATTTTCAAGTATATTCTTTCTATATTATTTTCTTCCAATAGTTATAATTTTATATTTTATAGTTCCTTTTAAGTTTAAAAATAGTATCCTATTTTTATCCAGCATGTTTTTTTATTTTTATGGTGAACCCAAATATACTCTTCTATTGCTTCTATCTTCCTTTATAAATTACAGCTCTGCTTTAGCTATTGGAAAATCTATTAATATAAAAGTAAAGAAAAACTATCTAATTATAGCTCTGATAATTAATCTCGGAATCCTTCTATATTATAAATACTCTAATTTTTTTATTGCTAATATAAATTTATTATTTAACTCGAATATTAAATTTCTTCAAATCATTATGCCAGTAGGTATAAGTTTTTTTACTTTTCAAGCTATTAGTTACCTTATTGATGTCTATAGAGGTGATGTTGAGGCTGATAAAAATTTTATATCCTTTTCTACATACCTCTGCTTATTTCCACAGCTTATAGCTGGTCCAATTGTTAGATATAAAACTATTCATAAGGAACTATTTAATAGAAAACATTCTTTTGAACTATTTGCATTAGGAGTTAGAAGGTTTGTCATAGGCTTATCCAAAAAAGTTTTATTAGCAAATATTCTTGGAAAATTTTCTAACGATCTATTAAATCTAAATGAAATGAGCTCCTTATCCTATTGGGCTATCGCCCTGGCTTTTAGCTTGCAAATCTATTTTGATTTTTCTGGTTATAGCGACATGGCTATTGGTTTGGGTTTAATATTCGGCTTTAAATTTCTTGAAAATTTTAATTACCCCTTTATTGCATCCTCTATAACAGACTTTTGGAGACGCTGGCACATTTCCCTTTCTACTTTATTTAGGGATTATTTATATATTCCTTTGGGAGGTAACAGAGTTTCAAAACTAAAATGGATAAGAAATATATTCATAGTTTGGCTTCTTACAGGCTTCTGGCATGGTGCAAGCTGGAATTTTATATTATGGGGATTATATTTCGCAGTTATATTATTAGTTGAAAAACTACTAATAGGTAATTTTCTTAAAAAACATAAAATATTTTCACATATATATACAATTTTATTAGTACTAATAAGCTTTGTAATTTTCAACGGACATAACCTTAAAGAAGTATTTTTTCCCTTAAAACAAATGTTTATACCATCCAATATAAAACTAATTAATAAAGAGACTATTTATTACATTAATAGCTATGGAAGAATATTATTAACGGCAATAATATCTTCAACTCCTATAGCTAAAACTCGGATAAATAAATTAAGAAATAAAAAGTCTCTAGATATTATAATTAATTTTCTAGAACCATTATTTCTTATACTTACTTTGCTTCTAAATACAGCTTTTTTAATCGATGATTCTTTTAATCCTTTTCTATATTTTAGATTTTAAGAGGTGTTTATGAAAAATAAATTTATTACATTTTCTTTTATAATAATATTAAGCTTTTTCTTAATTACTAATATTATTTCTAAAGATAAAGAAATTTCCTTTTTAGAAAGAAGAACACTTTCAAGATTTCCTTATATAACTATAAACAGCATACTTAAAGGAGATGTATTTGAAAAATTAGAAAACTACTCTTTAGATCAATTTCCTCTTAGGGACTCCTTCAGAAAATTAAAAGTCTTCACTGAATTTGAAATTTTAAAAAAATCCGATAGTAATAATATTTTTATAGAAAACGAAAAGATTTTTAAAATTAATTATCCCTTAAACAAAAAAAGCCTAGAAGATTTTGTAAATAAGCTGAATTCTCTTTATGAGAAATATCTTAAAGAAATGAATGTTTATTACAGTATAATTCCTGACAAGAATTATTATCTATTAACAGATGACTATTTAACTCTAGATTATGACTATCTATTTGATTATATAAAATCTAACTTAAATAACATGGAATATATTGATATTAGTAATTACTTAAATATTGATTCTTACTATAATACAGATATTCACTGGAGACAGGATAAACTTATTCCTATAATAGAAGTGTTATCAAAGAATATGAATTTTAAAATTAATAATATGAATTATACTAAAAATAATTATTATCCCTTCTACGGATCATATTATGGTTATGCTCCAATAAATATAAAAGCTGATACATTAACTTATTTAAATAATTCAACAATAAATGCAGCAATAGTTAAAAATTATGATAACTCCATTAGTTCAATTTATAACCTTGATAAACTTGGTTCTATTGATTCCTACGATGTTTTTTTATCCGGTGCTACACCCTTTATTGAAATTACAAATACTAATTATAAAAGTGGTAAGGAACTTATAATATTCAGAGATTCTTTTGGGAGTTCTCTTGCTCCCCTATTAATTGATGGATATTCTAAGATAACTTTAATTGATTTAAGATATATTAGTCCTTCTTTGTTAGATACTATAATTAAATTTAATAATCAAGATATACTTATTTTATATAATACACTTATTATTAATAATAGTTCTATAATTAAAAACTAAATAGTGCTTATAGAATAATTATTTAAAATTATGGGCAATATGCCCTTTTCTTTTTATGCAAAAGAAAAAGACAACTTAAATTAAGTTGTCTTTTTTGGAGCGGGTGATGAGAATCGAACTCACGTAACTTGCTTGGAAGGCAAGGGCTCTACCATTGAGCTACACCCGCATATTTGGAGCGGAAGACGGGACTCGAACCCGCAACATCCACCTTGGCAAGGTGGCGCTCTACCATTGAGCCACTTCCGCAAAACTATTATTTTAAAATGGTGCAGATGAAGGGAGTCGAACCCCCACGCCAAAGGCGCTAGATCCTAAGTCTAGTGCGTCTGCCAATTCCGCCACATCTGCATTTGGTGGCTTACCCGGGAATCGAACCCGGCACACCTTGATTAAAAGTCAAGTGCTCTACCGACTGAGCTAGTAAACCACGTTGGCTGGGATAGCAGGATTCGAACCTACGAATACCACAGTCAAAGTGTGGTGCCTTACCGCTTGGCGATATCCCAGCGATGGGGTGGACGATGGGACTCGAACCCACGACAACCAGTGCCACAAACTGGCGCTCTACCAACTGAACTACGTCCACCATGATGGTGCGCCATCAGGGGTTCGAACCCTGGACACCCTGATTAAGAGTCAGGTGCTCTACCAACTGAGCTAATGGCACATTATTGGTGCGTGTTAAGAGATTCGAACTCCTGGCCCACGCCTTAGAAGGGCGTTGCTCTATCCAGCTGAGCTAAACACGCATATTTGGAGCGGGTGATGAGAATCGAACTCACGTAACTTGCTTGGAAGGCAAGGGCTCTACCATTGAGCTACACCCGCATATTTGGAGCGGAAGACGGGACTCGAACCCGCAACATCCACCTTGGCAAGGTGGCGCTCTACCATTGAGCCACTTCCGCAAAACTATTATTTTAAAATGGTGCAGATGAAGGGAGTCGAACCCCCACGCCAAAGGCGCTAGATCCTAAGTCTAGTGCGTCTGCCAATTCCGCCACATCTGCATTTGGTGGCTTACCCGGGAATCGAACCCGGCACACCTTGATTAAAAGTCAAGTGCTCTACCGACTGAGCTAGTAAACCACGTTGGCTGGGATAGCAGGATTCGAACCTGCGCATACCACAGTCAAAGTGTGGTGCCTTACCGCTTGGCGATATCCCAGCGATGGGGTGGACGATGGGACTCGAACCCACGACAACCAGTGCCACAAACTGGCGCTCTACCAACTGAACTACGTCCACCATTATGGTGCGTGTTAAGAGATTCGAACTCCTGACCCACGCCTTAGAAGGGCGTTGCTCTATCCAGCTGAGCTAAACACGCTTAATGGAGCGGGTGATGAGAATCGAACTCACGTAACTTGCTTGGAAGGCAAGGGCTCTACCATTGAGCTACACCCGCTTATTAAATTTTAGTGGTCGGGGTGACAGGGATTGAACCTGCGACCTCATGGTCCCAAACCACGCGCGCTCCCATCTGCGCCACACCCCGAGATTATGGTGCGTGTTAAGAGATTCGAACTCCTGGCCCACGCCTTAGAAGGGCGTTGCTCTATCCAGCTGAGCTAAACACGCATATTTCTCAAAAGAACATTAATAATTTTATAATATAATCTGTCACTTGTCAACATTTTTTACTAAATTGTTAATGGAGCGGGTGATGAGAATCGAACTCACGTAACTTGCTTGGAAGGCAAGGGCTCTACCATTGAGCTACACCCGCTTATTCAATTTAGTGGTCGGGGTGACAGGGATTGAACCTGCGACCTCATGGTCCCAAACCACGCGCGCTCCCATCTGCGCCACACCCCGATAGATTTATTATCTCTTGACGACAAAGATTATTCTACAATAGCTTTTGAAATCCGTCAATAGATTTTTTTAAATTTAATTTATACAATAGATTTCTAAAGAAATTATAAGAAATAACAATATATTTTTTTATTTTAAAGAAATGTCAAAAATTATAACTAAATTTTTTGTAAATATATGTCGTACTTTTTATTATTTTTTATTTCTATAAAAGCTATTGTTTTATTGTTTCTATCATATGGTAAGGATACACTTCCTGGATTCATTATTGTGATACCATTATACTCTTCTATTATGGCTCTATGAGAATGACCAAAAGTTACAATATCTGCTCCTAGTTCCTTAGCTTTAAAAAATATTGTGTTATATTCATATTTTACATTATATAAATCTCCATGAGTAATAAATATCTTCACACCTAATACGTCTATAATCATTTCTTTTGGATATTTTTTTGAAAAATCACAATTTCCTCTTACAGCATATACTTCGCCTTTAAAGTAATTCATTAATAATTCGGTATCAGGAGCACCATCACCACAATGTATTATTATATCTGTATCCTTTAAATATTTTTCTACTAACTTTACAGACTGAACATCATAATGAGAATCACTCATAACTAGTATTTTCATATTTCCCTCCTACAAAAGCCCCTTTATAGTTTGTATAACTTTCCTTAAAGCTATTCCTCTATGAGAAATTTTATTTTTCTCTTCCATTGTCATTTCTGAAAAAGTCTTATTATAAGGTTTATAGAAAAATAACGGATCATAGCCAAATCCCCCTTCTCCTCTAGCCTCTTCTAATATATATCCTTCTACTATTCCGTTTACTCCTATGTATTCTTTATTGCCATACACTAAGGATATATGACATACAAATCTTGCTCTTCTTTCTTCAAGAGGTACACCTTTAAGATTATTTATCAGTTTTTCATTATTCTTTTTATCATTGCTATCTTCTCCAGCATATCTTGCTGAATAAACTCCTGGTTCTCCATTTAGATAATCAACTTCTAATCCTGAGTCATCTGCCATTACAATAAAATTACTTTCATTATTTTTTATTAATTCATCATATATTTCCTCAGCTTTTTTTCTTGAGTTTTCTTCAAATGTAGTTCCATCCTCAACTACGTTAATATCTATTCCCATATCTTTTAATGACAACACTTCTATACTAAGTTCTCTTAGTAACTCTTTCATTTCTTTTATCTTTCCAGAATTATTACTTGCTAAAACTAACTTTTTCATAATTAATCTCTTCCTCCTGTACCAATCCAAAGAGAATCCATCTTTAAAGCGTCTTTTTGTATTTGTACCATTTGCTTAATTCCCTTTTGAGCTAAATCAAGAAGCTCATTTAAATCATTTCTGTTAAATGGTGCCTCTTCTCCAGTTCCTTGAATTTCTATAAATTCACCTTCATCTGTTGATACTATATTCATATCAACCTTAGCATTAGAATCTTCTTCATAACATAAGTCTAAAATTTTTTCTTCATTTACTATACCTACACTTATGGCTGTAACAAAATTTCTAATTGGATATATATCAAAAGCTTTCTCTTTATGCAATTTATTTATAGCATCTACTAAAGCTACAAAAGCACCAGTTATTGATGCAGTTCTTGTTCCACCATCTGCTTGAATAACATCACAGTCAATCCATATAGTTTTTTCACCAAGAGCCTTTAAATCCATAACTGATCTTAAAGCTCTTCCTATTAACCTTTGTATTTCCATAGTTCTGCCATCTACTTTTAACTTAGCTATATCTCTAATCTTTCTTGTAGCCGTTGCTCTTGGAAGCATATTATACTCTGCCGTTATCCAGCCTTCCCCCTTGCCTTTCAAAAAAGATGGAACCTTATCTTCTATAGAAGCTGTACATATTACTTTTGTATCTCCTACTTCTATTAATACAGAACCTTCTGCATACTTTGTATAATTTCTTGTTATTTTAGCAGCCCTAACTTGATCATTTTTTCTTCCATCTATTCTCATTCCTTTACCTACCTTTCTTAATATTCTAAAAATTTATGCACTATTTTAATTTCTTCTTCATATTATTAATATAAGGATTAATGAAGAGGTGAAAAATTTGCGATATATTGGACCATTTTTTAGAATGAATAAGCTATCCCCAAAAGAAATAACAGGCCAACTTTTTCACTTATCAAAAGAGGCTCTAAGAACAATCGTACTCGAATCAAAATGTGGGATAGTTGATTCAATAAAAAGATATAAAAAAACATCATCCAACATTGATATTACCACATCTGGTAATTTTTCTCCACTACTATGTTTATATAGAAAATCTTCTCCAAACTATATTCATAGTAAAAATTATAATGGATTTGATGAAGAATCCTTTAAAAAAGATATTTATCCAATAACTAATGCCTTAATGACTACAAACATGCTTAACTTAAGTACTTATTATTCAAAATTTAAGGATACTGATGAAAAATTATTTGCTTACTCAGAAATATATAAAAAACTTGCAAGAGAGCAGCTAAATTTTTATTCTTCAAACTTAAGAAATACTGAAGGAGTATTTGTTGAAAAAAGAAATTTATCAGAAAACAACTATAAAGAATTTAATTTAACAAATAAAAATAATAAATTTAAATTTTCTGATCAAGCTTTTATGATGGTAGCTTATAATTTATATGCAACTTTATTTAATGAAGATGATATCTCTAAAGACTTTAGAAGATTTTCTGAAGAAATATTACAAGTGCTAATTGAATTTAAAAATAAAATCTATGAAAATTCCTTTGAAGAAATATCTAAAATATTATTAGCTGTTAATATCTATTATAGTAATTCATTAAATGAAGGTGCGAAAATTTTAATAGTTGATTTAACTGATTACTTAATAAATAAATTTGATGAAAAAGACTATTATGTTGATTCTTTAGATTATTCTTCATTATTTGCAATAAATTTAATGCTTTCCTTTAAACATACTCAAATGATAACATTTAAAGAAAAATCACAAGAAATTATAAATAAACTTATTTCTTTGTACGATGAAGATAAGGAAATATTCTTAAAATTATCTGGTAAGAAAGAAGTTAAATATTCAGCCTTTGATATTACATTCTACTTCTTAGCAATATACTTATATTCAACTGAATTAAGTGAAGATGATGAGTATAAAGATATGATATCATCATTATATAAAAGGTTATTTATAAACTCAGGCCTAATTACATGTTGGCCTGAAGCACCTACGTTAGATGATGCTGAAAGATATCGCGCTTTAACTCTAAAAGCTGCAGACATGTTAGAAGAAAGTTTCTTTAAAGCATCTACTACATCAACGCCTAATAGTCTAGGTGTAGCTCCAATTTTTAATAAGAGCATAACTTACTCTAAGAAAAGAGATGAATTTTCAGCTTCAAGCTCATCTTTTAATAGTTTTAGAAATATGTTTATTACTAATCTAATAATTTATCTATTTAAAGATTCTTTTATGAGAGAAATGGGGCTTTTACCTGAAGATCTTGAACTTAATAATAACAATGATAATAGCATCAATGATAACTCCAATAGTGATAATATAAATGAAAAAAACTATAAAAGAGATGAAACAACTGAAAGCACTGAAAATTCAGGTATTGAAACCTTATGTTTAGATTAATACTTTTTATTTACTAGCAAATAATTTTTATATCTAAAAATTATTGTAAATTATAATAAAATCATAAAGACTAAAAAGTCTTTATGATTTTCCTATTTTATAATAATCTATATTACCATGTCCATCAAAAATAATATTTTTAATTTTACTATTTACAGCTATATTATTATTATAAAAAGCTAATGGTAGTATTTTATAATTATTGTAAAGTTCTTCTTCTATACTTTTAAATATCTCTCTTCTTTCACCTTCATTTTTTGCTATTATTAATTTTTCTCCATATTCATCTGGTATTAAATTTACAATTTTATTATAATCTTCAGTATTACCCATACCTGTTATATCACCTTTTATAAGAGCTATATTATAATAATTAGAATTTTTAATTGAATTCATTTCTTCTTCCGTTAATAGCTTATAGGATACATCTATTTCTGTATTCTCTGAAAAATAATTTGAAATATATTCACATATTTCTTTATTTTCCGTTAGAGCTTCGGCAACAATAACTAAACTCTTAACTTTTAATTCTTCATTACTTGAATTTAACATAACTTTTCTTGACTGCATTTTTAATAAATCATCTTTATCTTGTCTAAAGTAGCTTCCTTCAGCTAATTCCATAAACTTAGTATTTTCTAATTGATATTTTTCCATTGCATTGTTTAATTTTGAATATATTATTTTTTTATCCTCTATAGTAAGAGAGTCAGAATTATTATTAAATATTATATATAATCCATTATTAGAGTCTGTGGTTATTAATTTATTTTCATTATTTAATCTTTCTAATTGACTTTTAGGAGGGTTAATAACTAGATCTCTATCTCCAACTTCAAAAGAAGCCATTGCTATTTCTTCTTCTTCATTTAATATTATAGTTATAGATTCAGATAAGGATTTATCTGCTTTTTCATTTCTTTTTAATATTAGTTTATCTTCACTAATATCAGCAATAATATAGTTCCCTGAATATATTAAATCATCATAACTATTTTTTATATTCTCCCATAGT from Clostridium isatidis harbors:
- a CDS encoding DUF4358 domain-containing protein, translating into MTKIKSIITVLLLTLSLAFAGCTAEKAASSNNTINESLKNIMTKLYDDLNQDLGELATTELTKDNLSYYLGINELDFEEGLASEPTMWPSAHSVVLVRVKDSVDIEKVKNDIKENVDSFKWICVGVEKDNIVVENIDNLILLAMDNNYSEDLKNIFLSLK
- a CDS encoding MBOAT family O-acyltransferase — its product is MPVGISFFTFQAISYLIDVYRGDVEADKNFISFSTYLCLFPQLIAGPIVRYKTIHKELFNRKHSFELFALGVRRFVIGLSKKVLLANILGKFSNDLLNLNEMSSLSYWAIALAFSLQIYFDFSGYSDMAIGLGLIFGFKFLENFNYPFIASSITDFWRRWHISLSTLFRDYLYIPLGGNRVSKLKWIRNIFIVWLLTGFWHGASWNFILWGLYFAVILLVEKLLIGNFLKKHKIFSHIYTILLVLISFVIFNGHNLKEVFFPLKQMFIPSNIKLINKETIYYINSYGRILLTAIISSTPIAKTRINKLRNKKSLDIIINFLEPLFLILTLLLNTAFLIDDSFNPFLYFRF
- a CDS encoding DHHW family protein; translated protein: MKNKFITFSFIIILSFFLITNIISKDKEISFLERRTLSRFPYITINSILKGDVFEKLENYSLDQFPLRDSFRKLKVFTEFEILKKSDSNNIFIENEKIFKINYPLNKKSLEDFVNKLNSLYEKYLKEMNVYYSIIPDKNYYLLTDDYLTLDYDYLFDYIKSNLNNMEYIDISNYLNIDSYYNTDIHWRQDKLIPIIEVLSKNMNFKINNMNYTKNNYYPFYGSYYGYAPINIKADTLTYLNNSTINAAIVKNYDNSISSIYNLDKLGSIDSYDVFLSGATPFIEITNTNYKSGKELIIFRDSFGSSLAPLLIDGYSKITLIDLRYISPSLLDTIIKFNNQDILILYNTLIINNSSIIKN
- a CDS encoding metallophosphoesterase, whose product is MKILVMSDSHYDVQSVKLVEKYLKDTDIIIHCGDGAPDTELLMNYFKGEVYAVRGNCDFSKKYPKEMIIDVLGVKIFITHGDLYNVKYEYNTIFFKAKELGADIVTFGHSHRAIIEEYNGITIMNPGSVSLPYDRNNKTIAFIEIKNNKKYDIYLQKI
- a CDS encoding XTP/dITP diphosphatase; its protein translation is MKKLVLASNNSGKIKEMKELLRELSIEVLSLKDMGIDINVVEDGTTFEENSRKKAEEIYDELIKNNESNFIVMADDSGLEVDYLNGEPGVYSARYAGEDSNDKKNNEKLINNLKGVPLEERRARFVCHISLVYGNKEYIGVNGIVEGYILEEARGEGGFGYDPLFFYKPYNKTFSEMTMEEKNKISHRGIALRKVIQTIKGLL
- the rph gene encoding ribonuclease PH, producing MRIDGRKNDQVRAAKITRNYTKYAEGSVLIEVGDTKVICTASIEDKVPSFLKGKGEGWITAEYNMLPRATATRKIRDIAKLKVDGRTMEIQRLIGRALRSVMDLKALGEKTIWIDCDVIQADGGTRTASITGAFVALVDAINKLHKEKAFDIYPIRNFVTAISVGIVNEEKILDLCYEEDSNAKVDMNIVSTDEGEFIEIQGTGEEAPFNRNDLNELLDLAQKGIKQMVQIQKDALKMDSLWIGTGGRD
- a CDS encoding ABC transporter substrate-binding protein codes for the protein MKKIMLISLLTISVVAFLIGFIEISKEEEVENKSTITYSISSFYNNLKEVGSLDIRIQDIICATSKGLVELDSSNNIIPALAEGVEIRDDGLEYDFKLKSDIYWSDGTAITPKDVMAFFREIITEEAEDNIEAVLNVYGAKKFREGYGDFSQDVGISIGEDNIVFRLNSKDDKFIEELTKPQYRVRKNVLLWENIKNSYDDLIYSGNYIIADISEDKLILKRNEKADKSLSESITIILNEEEEIAMASFEVGDRDLVINPPKSQLERLNNENKLITTDSNNGLYIIFNNNSDSLTIEDKKIIYSKLNNAMEKYQLENTKFMELAEGSYFRQDKDDLLKMQSRKVMLNSSNEELKVKSLVIVAEALTENKEICEYISNYFSENTEIDVSYKLLTEEEMNSIKNSNYYNIALIKGDITGMGNTEDYNKIVNLIPDEYGEKLIIAKNEGERREIFKSIEEELYNNYKILPLAFYNNNIAVNSKIKNIIFDGHGNIDYYKIGKS